The Metarhizium brunneum chromosome 3, complete sequence DNA window ATTGTGGTCAATTGTCTACCACACGTTGTCAAGTTGGGGAGTTTTATTGCGGGTTATACTcgttataaataaactacAAGATTTAGCATTGTCAACCTTTTCAATGGACAAGGTGAGGCAGCGATGTCGGGCGCGTCTAGTCTATACGACTGCAAGCATTTTGTCTCGCGTAGTTAGCCGCCGATCCGCCGAAACGGCACCAAGAGCATAACCATTTAGCTCTGTTtctcctcgccatggcagccgTTTGTAGACGTTATGAAAACAGTTGCCCAAGGGACCCTGCCCCTGTCCCTGTTTCTCTGTGTTCCTGAGCCTCTACATGGCTGCTTCTGGGAACGACGGAAGGTTTCAACAGTAGTTGATCTTGCTGTGTGCTCCGTGTTGTAAATTCATAATCCGACTTCAGTCTCGACCCATTCCCCAGGATTCCGGATGCCCCTACTAATCACTCGGCGCTATGCGCAATGTCTTGGTCGACACTCACCCAATCGGTTGTAGTCTCAAATACTAATCAGAACTGGGCGCGGTCCAAAGTCCGCAGCtaaaaataagaaaacaaaaacaagaagaaaaaaagaaaagctaGTACAAGTCTCATACCAGCACATTTCGCGTGCCAAACCGTGCCCCGGACGCGGGCTGTTGTACTCGCTCAATGGCAACCGTTCCCATCCTGCAGCCGAGGTGAATCGGATTCCAGTTCATGTTCCGCCAGACGGGAACATGGCTACTTTGAGTTTGTGGACCATAACACGAGATGAAGATTGGTGCGTAAATTTTTCGAAGGGACTTGACCTCTCAAGGGTACCATGGCTTCACGCCTAACCCGCCACACGGCCGGTCCCGTCTCGATTGACCTGCATAATGTGACATTGGGACCCTGCGAAGTCCCTGAAATGGGCGTATTCGTGCTGTGAGGTTATTTCTTGGAAAGATGCGCAGACTGCCCAGCGCGCGACGAGTTCTGGGCTTGGATGGTTCCAGGCCTGCCAACCCAATCCAGCATGAGTCGCGACGTGAGACTCTGGTGTTTGTCATTTTCTTTTCGACCTATTGCGGAAAATACCAGCATGCTGGTATGAGACGCTCATTAGGGTGAGTCTGGATGTCTCACCCAGACGCGCTCTCGTCGTGTTTGTGTTTTGTTGTCTGTTGACGTGTAGGGGCGGCATGCTGAGCGTCTGCAAGACgaaaccaacattgaacgcctGAGCcccgtcctcgccgtctcACCTGCATTTTCCGGGCTCGGAAATTTCAAGTCGTCGCCAAATGGAGACATCTGGAGAGACAGGTTGTGCTCTTGATGCTGCCAGAAATCGCTGCCTGTGGTACAAGGGCGACATGGAAAGGATCGACGGTCCAACTTGTCGCAATGTCATTCGCTCGTCCATCATTCTGTCTGGTTCTATCCGCACTTCGGAGTacagctacggagtagaaagGACCGGTCAATTGATTGATAATGATGACAAAGCTCAGCTGCGAATTCAGTGTAACAACTTGAACCTGGCAGATGATTAATGTTCAGTCTGGTTGGCTCGTGTGACCAACCAAGATGCATGCATTTGTGCTGCCATGGCAAAGGCGGGGTGAGAGCGGCGTCAGATTGACAGTTTATATTTCATGTCATGTTTGCCTTTTACAATAGGAACCAATTCCTGCACCACTTGATTCAACTCTACCGTTGACGCATTCTACACACAGATCATGGCGGACAACAAAGTAGCCCAGACTCTCGCCGGCAAGGTGGCCGTGGTGACGGGCTCCAACAGCGGCATCGGCTACGCCATCGCCCAGGAGCTGTCGTCGCGCGGCGCCAACGTCGTCATCAACTACCCTTCTCCCAGCCTCAAAGAGCAGGCAGacgatgcggcggcggccctggcaaCCCCGGGCATGGCCGTCTGCGCCGACATTTCCACGGTGCAAGGGCCGGCGTCGCTGATGgatgccgccgtcgcccgctACGCCCGGGTCGACATTGtcgtcaacaacgccgccCTAGCCGTCAACCTGCCGCTCGAGGAGCAGACGCTGGCGCATTGGGACCAGCTGGTCAACCTGAATGCGCGCGGCACGTTTCTCGCGACGCAGGCGGCGCTGCCtcacctcggcgccggcggccggaTCGTCAACATTgtgtcggcgtcggcgcgggcatcgccgccgctgcagaCCATCTACGCCGGCACCAAGGGCATGGTGGACTCGTTCACGCGCGTCTGGGCCAAGGAGCTGCCGCCCAAGTATGGCTGcaccgtcaacgccgtgTCGCCGGGGCCGACGGCGACCGAGGGCTTCATGGCGGCGGGagaagacatgatgaaggTGCTGGGGCCCATCATTGCCGCGACGCCCGTCGAGAAGCGCCTCGGGTCGCCCGACGAGATTGCCTATGCCGTGGCCTTTCTTTGCGAGGAGCGCGCGAGATGGATCAATGGGGAGCACTTGTGTGCCAACGGAGGGCTCTTTATAGACTAGAGTCGGCGGCAGTTGTCTGGTGCGGTTGGAAAACAAGGTCACGGATGCTGTCCAGAGTCTGGTGTGGACGGTGCGTGCATGGAGCTGGAGGCATTGCGCagacatcaatcatcaattCATGTCAAGGTTCAATCTTTATtatgtcaagtctggtcaatgcgCTTGGGGCGATAGTTGCCAAGTAAGTCTAGCGTAttgacgccatggccgagttgCTCGTTCTGTAGTCTGGTGCGCTGCTATTTGATGCGTATTGTCGACGGTCCGTTCTTCGAATATCACGTCAATCTAttgccagctggcagactTGAGACGTTGGCGGCATTCGGCAGCACCAACTTTCGGGGCTGATTTTatgccatcaattgatcgatCGCCAGGTGCCGACCTGACCAGTCAATTGACCAGTGCCAGGTGCCATGTCGATTGACCCTTGTCCGGCATCGTCCCACCCAAATCGCCCCCATACGCCCTTCATGCCATAGCTTCAAatgctccagatgtcatgtTCCCATCAATTCAACTTCGTCCTCCGACAATCGAGGCGCCGTGACAACACTTGGTccgcctcgccatcgccaacatgCGTGCCACCCTGCGGAGATCGTGCGATGCATGTGCCAAAGCAAAGCACCGATGCGATCTTCAAACGCCCCAATGCTCTCGCTGCATCAAAAGGAGAGCAAGGTGTGTCTATGCCAACCAGCCATTGACCTCGTCGGACACCTCGGGAACCGCCTCTTGGCCCTGCGACGACGAAATCGACACTCTGGCGACATCTTCACACTCAAATGTGTCCTTGGCAGTGCGTCCAGCGTCGCCCGTGTGGCTTGTTGACCCGGCCAACACGTCCTACGACCCGTTTGATTCCTACCCGCCAACAAGGCTTCCtcgcctccatgtccagcgtCTTATTCGCCACTGTAGTCaatcctcttcctctgctCGTGTGGGCGAGAGCTAACTGGTCCAGTCCTGTCGAGCATCGCATTTCAGTATTACCCCCTCGACATGAACACCGACACAAATCCATTCATTGTCTCGTGGTGGCCCTTGGCCCTCGACGACCCTGCTCTCTTCCACGTCTCTCTCCAAACAGCTTCCCTTGACGAAGAACTACGCGCGCAAAGGGGATTTGCTATATCGGAAGCTCTCATGGTCGACTCAGTCTGCGAattgagaaaaaaaattgagCATTCATCTTCGGCGGTGCAGGATGAGACAATCAACGCAGTCGTTACATTGGCCGCGATTGAGGTGAGCCGGCCCTCGTGCAATTCGTACCTGTCGCATCTGACTCCTGCTACGATAGCACGGAAAAGGAAACTTCGAGTCTAGTGTCATGCACATCAAGGGGGTCAAGAAAATGATCAGCCTGCGAGGCGGCATTGGCCGGGTAAAACACACAAGTCCACTGACGGCTCGCATGGTGTTATGGTAAGCCGTCTTGTCCCCAAATTCTTGAGAATCTTGCTGAATGCTATTGGCAGGGTCTCCATGCTGGTTACTTGTCAGCCCCAATTTGGGATTCACGACCATGTCGCCTGCGACGGCATTCTGTCCGGTTTGCAATGGCAGTTTGCGTCGGCTCACCTGGATCCAGGGAGCATCGGGCTGGGCCATGAAGAGATTGACCCCAACGTGCGAGATGCCCTTGCTTGTCTGCGCTACATTTTTCATCAAGGAAAAATCACGACGACCGAGCTGCACGATCTGACGTGCTTTGTGATACACAAGTTGCTGTCCCTGCAACAGCCGCCCTGCCATGCGAGCAACAACGGCCACCATGCCGTATCCGAGTCTCTTCGGCTGGCGTTGGTGCTGTATCTGCTCATCATCCACGGCACCACGTATTATTCACACATCCACATGGCCACTTTGCTGGCAAAGCGGCTCAGAGGACAGCTACAGTATTTACCCGCAAAGGGCGGCATTCTGGACTCGCTCAAAGTCTGGGCCATCTCCATCGGAATGGTATCCTCGTTTGACCCGATTGATGGTGCGTGGTTTGCGTCAGAGGCCCGCTCTGCCCAAGCATCTCTCGGCTTGAACTGCTGGGATGATGTGATGACGCACTTGGAGAATATACTCTGGTTCAAGACGCAACAAGACAACGTTTTCTGGTCGGAATGGCAACCAATCTTGAGCAATACGAACCGGTGACCCTTGAACTTTTGTCTCTAGCCCTTTGTGCTAGACCTAGACCCATCTCCCCTCAACTGGCAACATACACCCTGTTGCAGAACTTGTGTACTACACTCCGCTCCGCGATATACACCTCGCTAGAATAATCGTTTACATTTTGGAGAAGCCATCCCTTTAGTGCGCTTGATTTCAATTCGTCTTGGAAGCATAGTGCTTTGTACAACAAACCAAGGATTCACTTGCCGTCAACGTCGCAGACAGTCGGTGGAAACTAGGACCGAGGTTCTACTGCCGTCTAGGCAGGAATAGTATTGACCATTTTGCGTTGGGTGAGACGATACATTGCTGAAGCGTTTGTTCTCTCATATTTATCATGCTGCCAAGCAGTCTTGTTGCAAATCCGGACTACTATAGCGCAGAGCTCGAAAGCTTTGGATCCTCGTTCAGCCACCTGCAGCGCTGGACTCCCCCACCTCTCGTCTCGACTTGTCCGATTCTTCAACGACCTGCTGTCAAATATTTCTAGGCTCAGCGGTACTTGCCGATACTCTGGAGTCTTGATACCGAGATTTGAGCTCGAACGTCTTCGTTGGACCATGCATCAAATCTTCACCTTGCAACAGCGACTATATCGCATTTTTGGCCTTTCAGGGTCATGATTGCGGCATCTCACTTTGATGCCTTGCAAACACCCTGAAGTGCATTTGAATCGCAAACCCATGTGCTGTTCCGACCGCGGGCGCTACCATGGGggtccttggtcttggctttCCAGCCAGGCAGAGCCCACGTGCTGTTGGTATTACTGATAAAGCTCTGAAGGTTACCCATCAGTTCAAGTTCATGTCTAGGGTCGCTAGTTTAAGTAGGCCCTTGGATGCTAGCGAGCAGAATGGAGGCGAAGCAGTCGTGCTCATCGGGCTCTTATGTGAGATCAAGTGTGGTGTTGAACGTTGCGCGGAGGCCGGAATTGGTGGGACGCTGCGAAAGCATGTTATTATGAGCGCTGCGATATGGGTTTTCCCCAGTCCTCAGTCCAATTACCTGATGTTAAATCTCGGCCGTAAAAAAACGAAATATTTTGCTGCCAGGAATGGGGTGATGCCGCGTGTTGAGTTCCCCAATACACTAGTCAGTCGACATACGCACGCAGCCGTAAACGAATTTCTACGGATTCACTGTTTCTGCTTCATAAGTTGATGCCAAAAAGAGGTTTGCTCTCTTATGGCGGCTTGCACAATGCCAGGGTCGCCCCGGGTTGTGCCATCAAAGCCCCCAGACCCAGCCCTGGACGATTCCAGGATGTATCGCGCCTGAGACCTTCCATTCAACATGATGTTTGGACGGTTCGATTTCGGGCGATGCGGAGCCTAAAGCTGCAAAAGCGGGCTTCTCTCAGCTGTTAATCCGCACGGCTGTTTGGGATTGAATACAAAATAgtgacggccatgatgggcaaaGCCGCATGAGAGACTTTCTCAAATCCGTCGCGCTACGAGCAGTTTGAAGGATAAAGATGAGGTCGCATATTGATATTTAAACACAATCCACTAGCCGTTACAGTCCCCTCTGCCGATAATAGTAGTATTTAAGATCAGCGGCATTTAGAAGTCGGGTTCTCAGCGCAGTTGTATTTGCTGCATGGTTTAACAAAACAAGCTGCCTATGATTCAGAATGCACCTCAGTTCACCACGGACTTGTCTTATAGAAGGCTTTTGCACCTACCCTGGTGTGTTGAGGCATATTCTACAGCAAAAACACTACCGTGGCAACCCACTCGCATCCGATTGACCGTCTCACGATTTCGTTAGCCAGGGCCCGCCGCTATTATCCTTCTGTGCAATGGGAATCAGGATGCCGAGAAATGTCAATCCCTCACAGCAGTGAAGACGAGGGTGGGTACATTCGAGAAAGTTGACTCACTAATACGTCGCAGACACAACCGAAGCTATTCCGCACGGGACTATTTTTTGCAGTCTTTGTAGAGTAATCAGTTCAAGTCTTGTACGTTGTAGCAAGTTAAACTTTAACCCCTGCGCAGCAGATGAACTCGGGGGCATACCAGGGTGTCCCGAACATTGTCGCTTGCCTCGACACATTGTcctgttcaatgttgtagGTGATGAATAATCGCACTAGGTTAGATCCATGAGTTACTTGACAACAGGCAGACCTGAATTGTCCGAGCCAATATTCTAGACCTTTGCCTTCTCCTCTGGAATAGTCTACCCCTGGCAGGGAAGGGAGTACAGTTCCCTGAGCGTCCAATTGGCATGATATTGATGACAGGGTCCGAGTCTGCGTGGCCACCGAACTGTTGGATCTTGCAATCATGGACTAGCAAAATCCAGGGTAGGCCCTGGAAACATCAATAGCTAGGCTGCAATAGTCTATCCGTCAGCCTACACAGTCACTCGCCGCAAAGACGGGTACTAAGCGACTGACTTGTGGATACTAGTAGCAATAAAagtcaatggccttggttgGCCGGTACATTGGAGCCATAATCAACGAAGTAGTAGAAGCTTTTGAACTTTGAGACTATGGTGTAATACCGTGGAAGAAATGTCGACGAAATACGAGGGATACTAATTGCGCACCAATTAGGGCACATTCCTTTTGCGACAAGAGACAAAGGACACCACGTCGTCACCCGGGGTAGTCGAGCGACCGCTTCGATTCATTGCGTGCGGGCAACATCATCAAAGATTGCAAGTTAAAGGCTGAAAGAGTGTCTTGAATGGACTAGAAAGCTGCATTGCTTTGAAAACGAAGAAAGTCAACCAAGGCTAAAACGTGGAGTGGTGGTTGAggcattgtcgtcgtcccaTTTGATCATTTGTAAGCCGTGTTGCCCACTGGCTTacatggtgatgacgagatACTAGAAACAAGAAAGCTAAAGAAATAAATACAAGAACCTTGCATGGCAAAAAGTGCAGATGGCTGCGGGAATCTGGATCAGAGACCTAGTTGTTCAAGTTTGTACTGCATGACTCTTTATTTGCTTAGGACATGGCAGCAACTTAATTTCTACAACAATGGGTCGTATGGATATGGCTGGGGAAACGTCTCGTAATCGCCTGTACATGTCAAGACAGGTTCCCGGCCCGAATTTAAGTCTCGTATTGTGCATGTGGTTTGATTGACTGCGCGAATACCTCACGCCTTGCAAAGTGAACCCATGTACAGGCCCTGAACCCGTCGTATTTACAGGTTCCTATGTGGATTGAACTCTGGTGTTTATTGCAATCATTGAAACAGTATACTGTTTAAAGCTATGTTCAGCTCAAAATTCTACTCATTTAACTTGCGGCTGGTAGGTGCACTTTTAGGCATAGGAGATGGTTGGGATCTCCAAGTCTCCCAATCCCCCTTCAAAACCATCCTCATAGCACGATACTGCCACGGTtcataatataatagtattttatagaATAAACTCCACAGTTAGCTCTTTCTTATATCTTGGACCAGAATGCCCCAGATCCAGTTACATAATGCCGATGTGGATGGATCCAGATCATGTGTACATCGACATGGGTAAATGAAGACATATACGCCCCCTTGGCTTTTTGGCTTTCAATAGTTTTTTTGATAATAAAACTAAAGACCACCTATTGTAGAGTAAATGCTTTATTCGTTGGCTCATGTCATGTTCTTCGGAGTTATTTTGTGCCAATTGACCTCCAAAAGACACGGTGACTAGGAGCGAGAGAAGTATTGACAAGTCTCGGGTGGAGAGTAGGCTTCCAGCCTCAGTTAGCTGCTTTGATGTAAACTGTACAAAACAGGCAAGTCTCTTTGTATTCTTAATTAACAGTTCCTATTTGCACAATGGatgtccttcttttttttttaccaaGACCCTCAGATTCTGCAGTCCCTCCTATCCTTAGTCGCCGCCGATACAGATTTTTAGAATCTTTATGAATGAGTACTTTAATTCCATCGCACAGGTTTCCCAATTTAAGATGCTCGTTCTCAGCTGTGTTTGCCTAAACTCCATTTGGCACCAGCTGCTTCCGGAGCATAACGGCTTATTTTGGATGTGTGCTTAGCTGAGAGCTGATCGACAAAGCCGTTGTGGATCGGGCTGTTTAGTTGGCCAGAAGCCTTGTTCATACAAGAGTCTGGCTAAGCATGTTACCAAGAATAGCAATTGCGCAGGGTTAGCTCGGGGACAGTTCCCAGCATTGAAGGGCTGCGGAGGATTCAAGTCCGCATCGTGTGCCCAACATGACTGTTGTTCAACATCATGCCAGTTTCCGCAACCTTGCCTGCCCAACAGGTCGTCTCCTAAAATACATATTTAAAGCCCCCCTCCTTTTCCTCATATCAAGGTCATCAGAAACACCCGCTACATTTTCAATTCATAGCCCACACAACAAAATGAAAGCATCCACGCTGTTGGTGCTTTCCGCCAGCACACTCAGTATATGCCAAAGCCCTAGTAGCTGCAAAGGTGGTGGCAAGCGAAACGGCGCCGACTTTGTCCTTGTTGATCAGGGCGTAAACGCGCATCTTGGCCCGCTTTCCAAGATGTTCGCCAATGCCAACAAGCAGGTTAACGTTTCCAAAGTCTTCGACGATGGAAACCACCAGATGAGTGGCGCGACAACCCAGCTCAGCTGGGAGAAAACAAAAGACTTCAACGATGTTGATACGAAGAAGTGGTATCCTCAAGGTATTTCTTCAAccgccgatgccgccgaggttGGAACCtacgacggcaaggacggcTGGCTGGTCAGCTGGTACAGCGACGAGAGTCACCAAGTGCGCATCTCCTTTGTGAATAAAGCCACCAAGAAATATCGCCATGCATTGCTGGTTAATCCCTCGGCCGACGACGATTTCCAAGGCGTGGGCATTCACGCAGGCGGTATTATGTGGTATGGCGATACTCTCTGGGTAGTCGACACCTCCAATGGCATTCGTGttttcgacatggccaacgtcTGGGAGGTTGGATCTGGtgacaaagtcggcaagaTCAGCGCTGGGAAGTACGCCGCAGCGGGATATAAATATGTCATTCCTCAGATCAGGTTCGAAACCCACGCTTGGACACGTGAATAAACGGGTGATCTAACTACAGGATGCAGGTGGTATAAATGGACACCTTCTTTCCCATTCCGATTCTCTTATATTTCTCTGGACCGCACTGCCTCTCCCGATCGTCTCATGGTTGGGGAGTATCAGCCCGACGAGAAGAACCCCATCCGCATGGTGCAGTTTGAGCTCGACTACACCACTCGTACCTTGCGGACTGGagcggacaagaagacggctaAGGGCGTCTGGGCATCCTGCCATGACATCCTGCGGACTCAGGGTGCTGTGCAAGCCAATGGCAGAATCTACGTATCTCGAAGCAATGGCGCCAATACGAATGGCGACATTTGGGGATGGATTCCAGGAAAGGGAGCCGCAATCAATAAAGGCATGGTCCCTCCCGGACCTGAAGATTTGAGTTACGACAAAAGGGGCAAAAAGATTTACACTGTAACTGAGCATCCGGGCAAGAGATATCTTGTTACTTTGGATTCAACCAGGATTAAATTTCCATAAATGTCACCTATAAAGTACAAGAGCAAATGGAGGCATCATCGGCCACCCTTGGTTCAGTTTTCTGTACATATATGCGATtctaccagttgacctaTCTGCCAAGTGCTAGTCATATGTTCTAGCAGCGAAGCAAGCACAACGAGCAATTTCCATTTGAGACTTTTGCATCACCTTGTAATCAATGCCCTGTCGAACCGCGTGTGACTATTCGGCCATTCGAATGCCCAACGACGCGCTCAAACGCCTCTTATACGCATCATTGTGAAGTGTTCTCAACGGTAAAATTGTACACACGATGCAAGAATTCAAGCCAAAATACTATACGTCATTCTTTCTATATGCAATCTCTCTCTTCTATACTCTAACAAAGCCGTTGTTGAATCAAGGAACCGTGCTCTTGCCAGACTTCTTCGAGGCCCTCCCACCAAAACCCCATCCAATCTGGTGAGCGACATGGATAGTGACGCCCAACTCATCCGCCCAGGACCACACCAATCCCGGGTTCTTCAGAAACATGCGACCAGCGGCAATCAGATCCAGGGGCGTATCGTCCTTGTCTTTCCCGCCCTCGATGATATCCCGGGCAACCTCTCCCGTCTTGATGCTCCCCACGGAACTCACCAACATGGCGTCCCCGACAgccgccttgatggcctttgCAAAAGGGGCCTGGTAGCCCGGTCCGCCAATCACTTTCTGATGGCTATGGTTGCCGCCGCTAGACACGTCCAGGACGTCGACGCCTCGCTCGGCAAacagcttggccagcttgacGCTCTCGTCGACTGTCCAGCTCGCGCCCCCGTCCCAGTTGGGGTTCGTGTCGAGCCAGTCCGTCGCGCTGATGCGCGCGAACAAGGGCATGTCCTTGGGAATCGCGGCCCGCGCCGCTTCGACAAGCTCGAGGGCCAGCCGAGTGCGGTTCTCGAAGCTCCCGCCGTATTGATCCGTGCGCTTGTTCACCGCCGGCGACAGGAAGCTCGATACGAGATAGCCGTGGGCAAAGTGAAGTTCGATGACGTCGAAGCCGGCGCGGACGGCGCGGCGCACGGCGGAGAGAAAGTCGCGCTTGAACTGGTCAATCTCGGCCAGGCTCATGGCCCGCGGCGTCGGATAGTGCTCGGCAAAGGGGGCGTCGCTGGGCCCGACGACGTCCGACGGCCAGCCTCCAACCTCGTCGGTGGCGGTCGCGCCGGAACTGAGCCAGGGCGCGACCGTCGAGGCCTTTCGGCCGGCGTGGGCCAGTTGGATGCCGATGAGGGCGTTTTGGCTGTGCGCAAAGTCGACGTGTTTCTTGAGCGTGTCCACGTGGGCGTCGAGCCAGATTCCCGAATCTTCTGGGGTGATGCGTCCGTTTGGCTGGACAGAAGTGGCCTCAATCATCATGAGGCCGGGCTGTACCATGTCTCAGCCTTGCGCAACGACAAACAAGATGGGGGGGACAAGGGACTTACGCCTCGCTGAATCATGCCGCCATAGTGGGTAATATGCCAGGGCGTGTGAAAACCCTCGTGAGCGCTGTATTGGCACATGGGGCTCATCCAGATTCGATTTGGCATCGTGATGCCTCTGATTTTGAGTGGTGTAAAGAGCTTGGGTATGGGTTTACCAGAGGGTTGGGGATCTACGGCGCTGCCAGCGACCGGATCCTGCTCTGGCGTGAAGAACGGGACGCCTTTGGCAGCGACATTGGGAATAGGAGCAAGGCATTTGGCGGTTTTCTCGGGGGCTGGGGTTTCGGAACGCGAGACGGGGATACCGTGATGAGGGTGCGAGATGCGCTGCGTGAGATATGCTGCCATGATGTAATCGACACACGGAACCAATCGGGCTGGGGGGTCACAGAATAAGGAGTCTTTGGTGTTGTGTTGCGGAATAGGAGTTGATGTCGTCTGATGGCCAAGGTAGTTTATGACGAGGTGGCAGGCTGCTCTCTTTATACATGAACAGTCCTGCATTCGTCTCCCATCTCGCAAGGGCTGCTCATTGCGTTTGACGCAATGGTCCCTCCAAGGTTTCCTAGACTTGATTTCTCAGCAGTGAGTTTGGATCATGCCGTGTAAGTAGGTTTGACTGCGGCCGTAATTGGTGCGATCCGGAATCGATGGTGTC harbors:
- the afvA gene encoding NADPH dehydrogenase afvA, producing MAAYLTQRISHPHHGIPVSRSETPAPEKTAKCLAPIPNVAAKGVPFFTPEQDPVAGSAVDPQPSGKPIPKLFTPLKIRGITMPNRIWMSPMCQYSAHEGFHTPWHITHYGGMIQRGPGLMMIEATSVQPNGRITPEDSGIWLDAHVDTLKKHVDFAHSQNALIGIQLAHAGRKASTVAPWLSSGATATDEVGGWPSDVVGPSDAPFAEHYPTPRAMSLAEIDQFKRDFLSAVRRAVRAGFDVIELHFAHGYLVSSFLSPAVNKRTDQYGGSFENRTRLALELVEAARAAIPKDMPLFARISATDWLDTNPNWDGGASWTVDESVKLAKLFAERGVDVLDVSSGGNHSHQKVIGGPGYQAPFAKAIKAAVGDAMLVSSVGSIKTGEVARDIIEGGKDKDDTPLDLIAAGRMFLKNPGLVWSWADELGVTIHVAHQIGWGFGGRASKKSGKSTVP